One Aegilops tauschii subsp. strangulata cultivar AL8/78 chromosome 7, Aet v6.0, whole genome shotgun sequence genomic window carries:
- the LOC109762741 gene encoding uncharacterized protein: protein MADSPRRRYTRPSRSPSPYKGRQKQMSRSRSPVAQSQSRSPSPDPRAQARSRSRSPAREREPEAVNHGNTLYITGLSSRVTDKELREYFNKEGKVVSCHVVLEPHTRVSRGFAFITMDTVEDAERCIKYLNQSELQGRNITVEKSRRGRPRTPTPGSYLGHRYERREMQRGGRFRRGGYGRDDYYGNSYRRSPPPMYRDYRDTRDYPPYRDTRDYSPPHRDARDYYDGRGGRGYSPHRSPPPYGGRARRERSRSLPYSPYRMPERGYGRRAGGGGYDR, encoded by the exons GTACACAAGGCCCTCAAGGTCCCCTTCTCCTTATAAGGGACGCCAAAAGCAAATGTCAAGGTCAAGATCACCTGTAGCTCAATCCCAGTCTAGATCTCCATCGCCTGATCCTAGAGCTCAGGCGAGGTCAAGATCTCGAAGCCCTGCGAG GGAGCGGGAGCCTGAAGCTGTAAATCATGGAAATACTCTGTACATTACTGGACTTTCTTCTAGGGTGACTGATAAAGAACTTAGAGAGTACTTCAATAAGGAAGGAAAG GTGGTTTCTTGCCATGTTGTTCTTGAACCCCACACCCGTGTTTCTCGTGGATTTGCTTTCATCACCATGGACACTGTTGAAGATGCTGAACGCTGCATCAAGTATCTTAACCAGTCAGAACTGCAAGGCCGGAACATCACAGTTGAAAAG TCACGCAGAGGCCGCCCAAGGACGCCTACTCCTGGGAGCTATCTGG GCCATCGCTATGAGCGTAGAGAGATGCAGCGTGGAGGTAGATTCCGCAGAGGAGGCTATGGTCGTGACGACTACTATGGCAACAGCTACCGCAGGTCTCCGCCTCCCATGTACCGAGACTACAGGGACACCCGGGACTACCCTCCCTACAGGGACACCCGCGACTACTCCCCACCCCACAGGGATGCCCGAGACTACTATGACGGGAGGGGTGGTCGGGGCTACTCCCCCCACAGATCTCCCCCTCCTTATGGTGGCAGGGCAAGAAGGGAGAGGTCTAGGTCGCTGCCCTATTCCCCGTACCGGATGCCCGAAAGGGGCTACGGCCGCCGTGCTGGCGGCGGAGGCTATGACAGGTAA